The Benincasa hispida cultivar B227 chromosome 9, ASM972705v1, whole genome shotgun sequence genome has a segment encoding these proteins:
- the LOC120084716 gene encoding protein trichome berefringence-like 7 codes for MVVHNNFNNGKPKTILHSCLNQVWIIPCLLTLLIAIAYTYTLLLPNINKVLQIYNFTVTSESIRGSRTTESAECDVFDGRWVEDDSRYPIYNSTNCPFAERGFSCFENGRKDKEYLRWQWKPKECGIPRFNAEKALEMLRGKRVVFVGDSLSRTQWESWICMLMEGVKRKESVYEINGSEITKTIRHLGVKFKDHNITVDFYRSVFLMKKSYKVPAGAPKNVRMTVRLDMMDDISDQWVDSDLLVFNTGGWWTQNRLFNEM; via the coding sequence ATGGTGGTGCATAATAATTTCAACAATGGCAAACCAAAAACAATCCTCCATTCATGTTTGAACCAAGTTTGGATAATCCCCTGCCTTCTCACATTGCTCATTGCCATTGCTTACACTTACACACTCCTCCTCCCAAACATCAACAAAGTCCTACAAATCTACAACTTCACGGTAACTTCGGAAAGCATACGAGGCAGTCGAACCACCGAATCCGCCGAATGCGACGTGTTCGATGGGCGGTGGGTGGAAGATGACTCTAGGTACCCAATCTACAACTCCACGAATTGTCCTTTCGCAGAGAGAGGTTTCAGTTGCTTTGAAAATGGGCGGAAGGACAAGGAGTATTTGAGATGGCAATGGAAGCCAAAGGAGTGCGGGATCCCGAGGTTCAACGCTGAAAAAGCGCTCGAGATGTTGCGGGGGAAGCGAGTGGTGTTCGTCGGGGACTCGCTGAGCCGAACACAATGGGAATCGTGGATTTGTATGTTGATGGAAGGAGTGAAGAGAAAGGAAAGTGTATACGAGATCAATGGGAGTGAAATAACGAAGACGATTAGGCATTTGGGAGTGAAGTTTAAGGATCATAATATCACTGTGGATTTCTATAGGTCTGTGTTCTTGATGAAGAAGAGTTATAAGGTGCCTGCAGGTGCACCTAAGAACGTTAGGATGACCGTTCGATTGGATATGATGGATGATATTAGTGATCAATGGGTTGATTCTGATTTGTTGGTTTTTAATACCGGTGGTTGGTGGACCCAGAATCGCCTTTTTAATGAGATGTAA